In Candidatus Kaistella beijingensis, a genomic segment contains:
- the typA gene encoding translational GTPase TypA, with protein MQNIRNIAIIAHVDHGKTTLVDKIIHATNIFRENQESGELIMDNNDLERERGITILSKNISVTYKDTKINVIDTPGHADFGGEVERVLKMADGVLLLVDAFEGPMPQTRFVLHKALELGLKPIVVINKVDKPNCRPEEVHDQVFDLFFNLDATEEQLDFPTFYGSSKQGWFNTTLEPADSIMPLLDGILQYVPEPKVEEGNLQMQITSLDFSSFLGRIAIGKVARGSVKESQWIGLAQEDGKIIKGKVKELYVFEGLGKKKVQEVHAGDICAIVGFDSFQIGDTFVDLENPEPLTRLSIDEPTLNMTFSINNSPFFGKDGKYVTSNHLKDRLYKELEKNLALRVEPTDDANTFLVFGRGILHLSVLIETMRREGYEMTIGQPQVILREIDGVNCEPYESMVVDVPEEFASRVIDLATQRKGDLHIMETKGEMQHLEFEIPSRGLIGLRSQMLTATAGEAIMAHRFVDYKPFKGSIPGRSNGVLISKIQGPCTEYSINKLQDRGRFFVDPGEDVYAGMIVGEQNKPGDLVVNIVEGKQLNNMRASGKDKDTGVAPKILFSLEECMEYIQADEAIEVTPNFIRMRKKVLSEEERKRAERVAKG; from the coding sequence ATGCAAAACATTAGAAATATCGCGATTATCGCACACGTTGACCACGGAAAAACAACTTTGGTCGACAAAATTATTCACGCCACAAACATCTTCAGAGAAAACCAGGAATCTGGTGAACTGATTATGGACAACAATGATCTGGAGCGCGAAAGAGGAATCACCATTTTATCAAAAAACATTTCCGTAACCTATAAAGACACGAAAATTAATGTGATCGACACTCCTGGTCACGCCGATTTTGGTGGTGAAGTAGAACGTGTTTTGAAAATGGCAGATGGAGTTTTGCTTTTGGTGGATGCTTTTGAAGGACCGATGCCACAAACGCGTTTCGTTTTGCATAAAGCGTTGGAACTCGGCTTGAAACCTATCGTTGTCATCAATAAAGTGGATAAACCCAACTGTCGTCCGGAGGAGGTTCACGACCAAGTTTTCGATTTGTTTTTCAACCTTGATGCAACGGAAGAACAATTGGATTTCCCAACTTTCTACGGCTCATCCAAACAGGGTTGGTTCAACACCACTTTGGAACCTGCAGATTCAATTATGCCTTTGTTAGACGGAATTTTGCAATACGTTCCTGAACCAAAAGTAGAAGAAGGAAACCTTCAAATGCAGATTACATCGCTTGATTTTTCTTCATTTTTAGGAAGAATCGCGATTGGAAAAGTAGCAAGAGGTTCCGTAAAAGAATCGCAATGGATTGGTTTGGCGCAGGAAGACGGAAAAATTATAAAAGGAAAAGTAAAAGAATTATACGTGTTTGAAGGACTTGGCAAGAAAAAAGTTCAGGAAGTTCACGCAGGAGATATTTGTGCGATTGTAGGTTTTGATTCCTTCCAAATTGGCGACACGTTTGTAGATTTAGAAAATCCGGAACCATTGACAAGACTTTCTATCGATGAGCCGACTTTGAACATGACCTTCTCCATCAACAATTCCCCTTTCTTCGGGAAAGACGGAAAATATGTGACTTCAAACCACTTGAAAGACCGTTTGTATAAGGAATTAGAGAAAAATTTAGCATTAAGAGTTGAACCAACCGATGATGCAAATACATTCTTGGTTTTTGGTCGTGGAATTTTGCACCTTTCCGTTCTTATTGAAACGATGCGTAGAGAAGGTTACGAAATGACGATCGGTCAACCGCAAGTAATTTTGCGCGAAATTGACGGGGTAAATTGCGAACCTTACGAATCAATGGTGGTAGATGTTCCGGAAGAATTTGCTTCAAGAGTTATTGATTTGGCGACACAAAGAAAAGGCGACCTTCACATCATGGAAACCAAAGGCGAAATGCAGCATTTGGAGTTTGAAATTCCTTCCCGTGGGTTAATCGGACTTCGTTCGCAAATGTTGACCGCAACTGCAGGTGAAGCGATTATGGCGCACCGTTTCGTGGATTATAAGCCTTTCAAAGGTTCCATTCCGGGAAGAAGTAATGGCGTTTTGATTTCAAAAATTCAAGGACCTTGTACAGAATATTCCATCAATAAATTACAGGATAGAGGACGATTTTTCGTGGATCCAGGTGAAGATGTTTATGCTGGAATGATTGTGGGTGAACAAAACAAACCGGGCGATTTGGTAGTAAACATCGTGGAAGGAAAACAATTGAACAACATGCGTGCATCCGGCAAAGACAAAGACACCGGAGTTGCCCCAAAAATCCTTTTCTCGTTGGAAGAATGTATGGAATACATCCAAGCCGACGAAGCCATCGAAGTAACGCCAAACTTCATCAGAATGCGTAAAAAAGTGCTTTCTGAAGAGGAAAGAAAACGTGCGGAGAGAGTTGCGAAAGGGTAA
- a CDS encoding MATE family efflux transporter, which produces MVFLNQQHTKACLKLALPVMLTQVGQVSVNLFDNIIVGKLLGAQALASVSLGNAVFFSIFVFALGFSFAIPPLVSEAHSQHKHETINSVFRHGFVINLGIGLLLMILLFAAMPLLYHMDQPPEIIPDTIGFLSIMTLSILPFMVFQTLREVSEGLSYTIGVTKATIIANVINVILNYVFIKGMFGIPPMGVKGSALASLIARIFMMVFLYYVLMKQEKTKRYIKDFSLKISEFSKAMFDKMLKIGFPTALQMFFEVTAFAGAAFICGLISSHDIASHQIALSMASFTFNLCIGFSVASTVMIGRKLGEQNYVELKKVGINNLKIVFIFMFVCGLFFIFGRHILPTFFTKKEDVDVIQLAAKLLIIAALFQLSDGIQVVALGCLRGIQDVKIPSIITFIAYWLIAIPLGYFLTVTLKMGAFGMWIALGLGLTVSAILLVFRFLNLSQRKINYHEKNKNSVA; this is translated from the coding sequence ATGGTATTTCTTAATCAACAACACACCAAAGCATGTCTGAAACTCGCACTTCCTGTAATGTTAACGCAGGTTGGTCAGGTTTCCGTAAACCTGTTCGATAATATTATTGTCGGGAAGTTATTGGGTGCGCAAGCTTTGGCATCGGTTTCATTGGGAAATGCCGTATTTTTCTCGATTTTTGTTTTTGCGTTGGGATTTTCGTTTGCCATTCCCCCACTCGTTTCCGAAGCGCATTCACAGCATAAACACGAAACGATTAATTCGGTCTTTCGTCACGGCTTTGTGATTAATTTGGGAATCGGATTATTGTTGATGATTCTACTTTTCGCTGCAATGCCACTGCTTTATCACATGGACCAACCACCGGAAATTATTCCCGACACGATTGGTTTTTTGAGCATCATGACTTTAAGTATTTTACCGTTCATGGTCTTCCAGACTTTGCGCGAAGTTTCTGAAGGTTTATCCTACACAATTGGAGTTACGAAAGCAACGATTATTGCAAACGTCATCAATGTCATCTTAAATTATGTCTTTATTAAAGGGATGTTCGGAATTCCACCGATGGGCGTAAAAGGTTCGGCTTTAGCGAGTTTGATTGCTAGAATTTTCATGATGGTTTTCCTTTATTACGTCCTAATGAAACAGGAAAAAACCAAAAGGTACATCAAAGATTTTTCATTAAAAATTTCAGAATTTTCCAAGGCAATGTTTGATAAAATGCTCAAGATCGGCTTTCCGACTGCTCTTCAAATGTTTTTTGAAGTAACTGCATTTGCAGGAGCCGCGTTTATTTGCGGATTGATTTCGTCGCATGATATCGCTTCGCATCAAATTGCCCTTTCCATGGCGTCCTTTACTTTTAATCTCTGTATCGGGTTCAGTGTGGCTTCAACAGTGATGATTGGAAGGAAATTAGGAGAGCAAAACTATGTAGAATTAAAAAAAGTCGGCATCAACAATTTGAAAATCGTTTTCATTTTCATGTTCGTTTGTGGATTGTTTTTCATTTTCGGAAGACATATTTTACCGACCTTCTTTACTAAAAAGGAAGATGTTGACGTCATTCAACTCGCCGCAAAATTGTTGATCATTGCAGCTCTTTTTCAGCTTTCGGATGGAATTCAAGTTGTAGCACTCGGTTGTCTCCGAGGAATTCAGGATGTGAAAATTCCTTCCATCATTACGTTTATTGCTTATTGGTTGATTGCAATTCCTTTGGGATATTTTCTCACCGTGACTTTAAAAATGGGTGCGTTCGGAATGTGGATTGCACTTGGTTTGGGATTAACGGTTTCTGCGATTCTTTTGGTTTTCAGGTTTTTAAATCTTTCTCAGAGAAAAATTAATTATCACGAGAAAAATAAAAACTCAGTTGCATAA
- a CDS encoding sigma-54-dependent transcriptional regulator: MQKILIVEDEKAISGVLQSILSDELTDYEFVVAEDGLEGYKHIEKEDFALVISDIKMPKLSGTELLKQALQLKPDTTFVMISGHADIDTAVDCLKEGAYDFISKPIDINRLITSVKNALDKRILQKTNQNLKSENSTLKKKVNKKYQMIGESAPLKKIQEMIQKVATSDARVLITGPNGAGKELVAHAIHAQSDRSKGPMIEVNCAAIPSELIESELFGHVKGSFTGAIKDKQGKFELANNGTIFLDEIGDMSLVAQAKVLRALQESKVSPVGSDKEIKVDVRVLAATNKNMQKEIEAGKFREDLYHRLSVIEIYVPPLDERKEDIQLLVRHFAKVISEEHGTAQKEFSADAVKALENFSWTGNIRELRNVVERLIILGSNPVSAADVASFVRK, from the coding sequence ATGCAAAAAATCTTGATTGTAGAAGATGAAAAGGCCATTTCCGGCGTACTGCAAAGCATCCTTTCCGATGAACTTACCGACTATGAATTTGTCGTAGCAGAAGACGGTTTGGAAGGTTATAAACACATTGAAAAAGAAGATTTCGCTTTGGTCATTTCCGACATAAAAATGCCTAAACTTTCGGGTACCGAACTTTTGAAACAGGCACTTCAATTGAAACCGGACACCACTTTTGTCATGATTTCCGGACATGCCGATATCGATACCGCCGTGGATTGCTTAAAAGAAGGTGCGTATGATTTCATTTCAAAACCAATTGACATCAACCGATTGATTACCAGTGTAAAAAATGCACTGGACAAAAGAATTTTGCAGAAAACCAATCAAAATCTAAAATCGGAAAATTCTACCCTAAAGAAAAAAGTCAACAAAAAATACCAAATGATTGGCGAATCCGCTCCTTTGAAAAAAATTCAGGAGATGATTCAAAAAGTAGCCACTTCAGACGCAAGAGTTTTAATTACAGGACCAAACGGAGCCGGAAAAGAATTGGTTGCACACGCAATCCACGCACAAAGCGACCGCAGCAAAGGACCAATGATTGAGGTAAACTGCGCCGCAATTCCCTCGGAACTTATTGAGTCTGAATTGTTTGGACACGTTAAAGGAAGTTTTACCGGAGCCATTAAAGACAAGCAGGGAAAATTTGAATTAGCGAACAATGGAACTATTTTTCTTGACGAAATTGGTGATATGAGTCTCGTTGCACAGGCAAAAGTTCTTCGTGCATTGCAGGAAAGCAAAGTATCACCCGTAGGAAGCGACAAAGAAATCAAAGTGGATGTTCGCGTTTTGGCGGCAACCAACAAAAATATGCAGAAGGAAATCGAAGCGGGCAAATTCCGTGAAGACCTTTATCACCGACTTTCTGTGATTGAAATTTATGTACCGCCTTTAGATGAAAGAAAAGAAGACATTCAACTTTTGGTCCGTCATTTTGCGAAAGTGATCTCCGAAGAGCACGGAACAGCACAAAAAGAATTCAGTGCAGATGCTGTCAAAGCTCTGGAAAATTTCAGCTGGACTGGAAATATTCGTGAACTTCGAAATGTGGTGGAACGTTTGATTATTCTAGGTTCAAATCCTGTATCTGCAGCGGATGTTGCAAGTTTCGTACGAAAATAA
- a CDS encoding YggS family pyridoxal phosphate-dependent enzyme, translating to MINDLVLLHNYQEIIKQIPENVQLVAVSKMHPVEKIQQVYDLGQRVFGENKVQELLEKFPLLPGDIQWHLIGHLQTNKVKYIAEFIDTIQSVDSEKLLTEIDKQAEKYKRKIKVLLQVKIAEEETKFGLEINEAKELFTDYLNGRYPNIEITGLMGMATFTEDKNQVRKEFMYLKQIFDQLSLLKKLDTLSMGMSDDFQIAINCGANSVRIGSAIFGNRNYVR from the coding sequence ATGATTAATGACCTTGTTCTTCTACATAATTACCAAGAAATAATTAAGCAAATCCCCGAAAATGTACAATTAGTTGCGGTCTCAAAAATGCATCCAGTTGAAAAAATTCAGCAGGTTTATGATTTGGGACAAAGAGTTTTTGGCGAAAATAAAGTGCAGGAACTTTTGGAGAAATTTCCGCTTTTACCAGGTGACATTCAATGGCACTTAATCGGACATCTTCAAACCAATAAAGTGAAATATATCGCCGAATTCATTGATACGATACAAAGCGTGGATTCCGAAAAACTGCTAACTGAAATTGATAAGCAGGCAGAAAAATACAAACGTAAAATCAAGGTTTTGCTTCAAGTAAAAATTGCGGAAGAAGAAACAAAATTCGGGTTGGAAATCAACGAAGCAAAAGAACTTTTCACCGATTATCTCAACGGAAGATATCCAAATATTGAAATCACAGGTTTGATGGGAATGGCGACTTTTACCGAGGACAAAAACCAAGTGCGAAAAGAATTCATGTACTTAAAACAGATTTTCGACCAACTTTCATTATTGAAAAAATTGGACACCTTATCGATGGGAATGAGTGATGACTTCCAGATTGCCATTAATTGTGGTGCAAATTCAGTGCGGATTGGTTCGGCAATTTTCGGAAACAGAAATTATGTCCGATAA
- a CDS encoding sensor histidine kinase, translating to MNFSETDFLITLSTFIILIVVLMMVLIYGVFIKKKSELLLSQQKKEAIFEQELAISQVEIKEQTLNYIGQELHDDLGQKLSVARLMTNKISFSKETDIKEIGTEINLLVGECIQDIRNLSKIFITKQVEHFGFVDSIEREVFRLRKLSLMEVEYQNNNHHLEMKPDHALILFRIIQECINNVIKHSRAKKIVLAVHENSDSIEVKVSDDGIGFREKDIYDGSGLKSMANRAKIINADFNIKSQENKGTDITVLYRKKNYGKD from the coding sequence ATGAACTTCTCGGAAACAGATTTTCTGATTACATTATCCACATTCATTATACTGATAGTTGTATTAATGATGGTATTGATTTATGGAGTTTTCATAAAAAAGAAATCTGAACTCCTTTTGTCACAGCAAAAGAAAGAAGCCATTTTCGAACAGGAACTGGCAATTTCTCAAGTGGAAATTAAAGAGCAGACCCTCAATTACATCGGGCAGGAATTACATGACGATTTAGGGCAGAAATTATCGGTGGCACGTCTCATGACCAATAAAATCTCTTTTTCAAAAGAAACAGATATAAAGGAAATTGGGACAGAAATTAATCTTTTAGTGGGAGAATGTATTCAAGACATCAGAAATTTATCCAAAATATTCATCACCAAACAAGTCGAACATTTTGGATTTGTGGATTCTATTGAAAGAGAGGTTTTTCGCCTAAGGAAATTAAGCTTGATGGAAGTGGAGTACCAAAACAATAATCATCATTTGGAAATGAAACCAGATCACGCACTCATTTTATTTCGAATTATTCAGGAATGTATCAATAATGTCATCAAACATTCAAGAGCAAAAAAAATAGTTCTTGCCGTTCACGAAAATAGCGATTCTATAGAAGTAAAAGTTAGTGATGATGGTATAGGTTTTAGAGAGAAGGATATTTATGACGGAAGTGGATTGAAAAGTATGGCAAACAGAGCCAAGATCATCAATGCAGATTTCAATATAAAATCGCAGGAAAACAAAGGAACAGATATTACGGTACTATACCGAAAAAAAAATTATGGAAAAGATTAA
- a CDS encoding response regulator transcription factor — MEKIKIAIVDDHKLVSKALENMISVNSDFEVIMTCFNGEEFLNELETKKIMPDVVLMDINMPVKNGIETTGALKKIHPDLKVIALTMEDNEATIIKMLNAGAKGYLLKDMSPDNLFEAIHIVHEKGTFYTDMINQSLLKIKSEKKFADKVKEELNDREVEFIKLACSELTYREIADKMFLSPRTIDGYRDSIFGKINVKSRVGIVLFAIKNELY, encoded by the coding sequence ATGGAAAAGATTAAAATTGCTATCGTTGATGACCATAAACTGGTTTCTAAGGCGCTCGAAAATATGATCTCTGTCAATTCAGATTTTGAGGTGATCATGACCTGCTTCAACGGCGAAGAATTCTTAAATGAGTTGGAGACTAAAAAAATAATGCCTGATGTTGTGTTGATGGATATAAATATGCCGGTGAAAAATGGAATAGAAACAACCGGCGCTCTAAAAAAAATACATCCAGATCTGAAGGTGATCGCCCTCACCATGGAAGATAACGAAGCTACTATTATTAAGATGCTTAATGCAGGTGCGAAAGGATACTTGCTGAAAGATATGTCTCCTGATAATCTTTTTGAAGCTATTCATATCGTTCATGAGAAAGGAACTTTTTATACCGACATGATCAATCAAAGTTTACTGAAGATAAAAAGCGAGAAAAAATTTGCAGATAAGGTGAAAGAAGAGTTAAATGACAGAGAAGTGGAATTTATTAAATTGGCATGTTCCGAGTTAACTTACCGTGAAATCGCGGACAAAATGTTTCTGAGCCCGAGAACGATAGACGGATATCGGGACTCGATTTTTGGCAAAATCAATGTAAAATCGAGGGTAGGAATTGTACTTTTTGCGATAAAAAATGAATTATATTAA